A window from Nocardioides mesophilus encodes these proteins:
- a CDS encoding cation:proton antiporter: protein MGAQVEEVAVDASAVAVVAASIFVWGAVAARIQRADVTAPIVFTAVGALLAALDLVDRQPAPESLKPLVEITLVWVLFSDAARVRPHDLRVEAGDFARLLGLGLPLTILAGWGLAAWLFPDLDLWLTLLIAAALAPTDAALGLPVVTNRVVPARVRRLITVESGLNDGLATPVVMLAIAGAGTAEGVANAPGPVDALLELFVGVLVGIAVGAGGGALLRWTRRRGWAADDFVGVSVLGLALLSYTAALVLQCNGFVAAFCGGSAFGAAAGRRGRSELELVEQASGLVSLLVWLAFGAIAVPVMFDQPDATLVLYAVLSLTAVRMVPVALAAIGSGLDRRTVLFVAWFGPRGLASLVFALLALDELGPAADPVVAVISVTVLLSVVAHGATSAPLASAYGRGAALRGPSPERPDTDVPVRGLPRGRVHHEVR from the coding sequence ATGGGAGCCCAGGTCGAGGAGGTGGCGGTGGACGCGAGCGCCGTCGCGGTGGTTGCGGCTTCGATCTTCGTGTGGGGCGCGGTCGCCGCGCGCATCCAGCGGGCAGACGTGACCGCGCCGATCGTCTTCACCGCGGTCGGTGCCCTGCTCGCGGCCCTCGACCTCGTCGATCGTCAACCAGCGCCTGAGAGCCTGAAGCCGCTGGTCGAGATCACCCTGGTCTGGGTGCTGTTCTCCGACGCCGCCCGGGTGCGTCCCCACGACCTCAGGGTCGAGGCGGGCGACTTCGCGCGACTGCTCGGCCTCGGACTGCCGCTCACCATCCTGGCCGGCTGGGGACTGGCCGCGTGGCTGTTCCCCGATCTCGATCTCTGGCTCACGCTGCTCATCGCCGCGGCGCTGGCGCCGACCGACGCCGCCCTAGGGCTGCCGGTCGTGACCAACCGGGTCGTGCCGGCACGGGTCCGCCGGTTGATCACCGTGGAGAGCGGGCTCAACGACGGGCTGGCCACGCCGGTGGTGATGCTGGCGATCGCCGGAGCGGGCACCGCGGAGGGCGTCGCGAACGCGCCAGGTCCGGTGGACGCGCTGCTGGAGCTGTTCGTCGGCGTCCTGGTCGGGATCGCGGTCGGAGCCGGCGGCGGAGCGCTGCTGCGGTGGACGCGGCGCCGCGGCTGGGCCGCCGACGACTTCGTGGGGGTCTCCGTCCTGGGACTCGCCCTGTTGTCCTACACGGCGGCGCTGGTCCTGCAGTGCAACGGCTTCGTCGCGGCGTTCTGCGGCGGCTCGGCATTCGGGGCCGCGGCCGGACGCCGTGGCCGCAGCGAGCTGGAGCTCGTCGAGCAGGCGAGCGGCCTGGTGTCGCTGCTGGTGTGGCTCGCGTTCGGCGCGATCGCCGTACCGGTCATGTTCGACCAGCCGGACGCCACCCTGGTGCTGTACGCCGTGCTGAGCCTCACGGCGGTGCGGATGGTCCCCGTCGCCCTGGCAGCCATCGGCTCCGGGCTCGACCGCCGGACGGTGCTGTTCGTGGCCTGGTTCGGACCGCGCGGGCTCGCGTCGCTGGTCTTCGCCCTCCTCGCGCTCGACGAGCTGGGCCCCGCCGCCGATCCGGTGGTGGCCGTGATCTCGGTGACGGTGCTGCTCAGCGTCGTCGCGCACGGGGCCACCTCCGCACCGCTGGCCTCAGCCTACGGCCGCGGCGCGGCGCTGCGCGGGCCGTCGCCGGAGCGCCCTGACACGGACGTCCCGGTGCGCGGCCTTCCGCGCGGCCGGGTCCACCACGAGGTCCGCTAG
- a CDS encoding SigE family RNA polymerase sigma factor → MRDEEAFVEFAEAARGRLRRTAYLMCGDWEQASDHVQEGLIRVYVAWPRLKRAGREYAYARKAVVSSFLDHARRRSSTEVPTEPDHDVASGQDLAESVALRAALMAALTALPLRQRACVVLRYFDDLSVADTAAVLGCSEGNVKSQTSRALASLRSTFDGAPIDGLTVEGATSW, encoded by the coding sequence ATGCGTGACGAGGAGGCGTTCGTCGAGTTCGCCGAGGCGGCGCGCGGGCGGCTGCGCCGTACGGCGTACCTGATGTGCGGCGACTGGGAGCAGGCCTCGGACCACGTCCAGGAAGGGCTCATCCGCGTCTACGTGGCGTGGCCCCGGCTGAAACGGGCGGGCAGGGAGTACGCCTACGCCCGGAAGGCGGTGGTCAGCTCCTTCCTGGACCACGCCCGGCGGCGGTCGAGCACCGAGGTCCCCACCGAGCCCGACCACGACGTGGCGTCCGGGCAGGACCTCGCGGAGTCCGTCGCGCTGCGGGCCGCCCTGATGGCGGCGCTCACCGCGCTCCCCTTGCGGCAACGGGCCTGCGTGGTGCTGCGCTACTTCGACGACCTCAGCGTCGCCGACACGGCGGCCGTCCTCGGCTGCAGCGAAGGCAACGTCAAGAGCCAGACCTCGCGCGCCCTGGCCTCGCTCCGGTCCACGTTCGACGGTGCACCCATCGACGGCCTGACGGTTGAAGGAGCGACATCATGGTGA
- a CDS encoding dihydrofolate reductase family protein, with amino-acid sequence MRKVVLYTLMSLDGAVDHPDRYFPADQEPTEVPEFDSLMEENEDKIIETQDAVLLGRTMYDQWSRFWPTAEHQPFARFINNVKKYVVTSTPLTSAWHNAEAAQGPLEDLVRDLKARPGGDIGIHGSIRLAQSMLAAGLVDELQLVVGPTIGCTGRRLFEGDDLRRLELLSATPTPHSSVLLAYRVS; translated from the coding sequence GTGCGCAAGGTCGTGCTCTACACCCTCATGTCCCTCGACGGGGCGGTCGATCACCCGGACCGGTACTTCCCCGCTGACCAGGAGCCCACCGAGGTGCCCGAGTTCGACTCCCTGATGGAGGAGAACGAGGACAAGATCATCGAGACGCAGGACGCCGTGCTGCTCGGCCGGACCATGTACGACCAGTGGTCGCGCTTCTGGCCGACCGCCGAGCACCAGCCGTTCGCCCGGTTCATCAACAACGTCAAGAAGTACGTCGTCACCTCGACGCCGCTGACGAGCGCGTGGCACAACGCCGAGGCGGCGCAGGGGCCGCTGGAGGATCTGGTGCGCGACCTCAAGGCGCGACCGGGCGGCGACATCGGGATCCATGGGAGCATCCGGCTGGCCCAGTCCATGCTCGCTGCGGGACTCGTTGACGAGCTGCAGCTGGTGGTCGGCCCGACGATCGGGTGCACCGGGCGCCGACTGTTCGAGGGCGACGACCTCCGCCGGCTCGAGCTGCTCAGTGCCACACCGACCCCGCACTCCAGCGTGCTGCTCGCCTACCGCGTGAGTTGA
- a CDS encoding ABC transporter ATP-binding protein: MEVSLTAASHPVLAERQEWLSARSLSYAFPDGTVAVSGADLTLGLGETLALAGPSGSGKSTLLMLLAGILVPAEGVVDFDGESLSGASQDERARVRLTRFGFVFQSSDLVPELTLRENIELPLRLTGRSGAAGDEARDVASRLGIEELLDRHPAQVSGGQRQRAALARAVVHRPEVVFADEPTGALDRESGRRAMELLLALSAERGASLLVVTHDEKVAGMLSRRVVMSDGHVEE, encoded by the coding sequence GTGGAAGTGTCGCTGACTGCCGCGTCCCACCCGGTCTTGGCTGAACGCCAGGAATGGCTGTCAGCCCGATCACTGTCATACGCGTTTCCCGACGGGACGGTCGCCGTGTCCGGCGCGGACCTGACTCTGGGCCTGGGGGAGACGTTGGCGCTGGCCGGGCCGAGCGGGTCGGGGAAGAGCACACTCCTGATGCTGCTGGCCGGAATCCTGGTGCCCGCCGAGGGTGTCGTCGACTTCGACGGCGAGTCCCTGAGTGGAGCGTCGCAGGATGAGCGCGCGCGAGTGCGCCTGACCAGGTTCGGCTTCGTCTTCCAGTCCTCGGATCTGGTGCCCGAGCTCACGCTCAGGGAGAACATCGAGCTCCCGCTCAGGCTGACCGGACGCTCGGGTGCCGCCGGGGACGAGGCGCGCGACGTGGCGTCCCGGCTCGGGATCGAGGAGTTGCTGGACCGGCATCCCGCACAGGTCTCGGGCGGGCAGCGGCAGCGGGCCGCGCTGGCGCGGGCGGTGGTGCACCGCCCCGAAGTGGTGTTCGCCGACGAGCCGACCGGGGCCTTGGACCGTGAGTCCGGTCGACGCGCAATGGAGCTCCTTCTCGCGCTGAGCGCGGAGCGTGGAGCGAGTCTGCTCGTCGTCACCCACGACGAGAAGGTCGCAGGCATGCTGAGCCGCCGCGTCGTGATGAGCGACGGTCACGTCGAAGAGTGA
- the kynU gene encoding kynureninase, which produces MSTPLDRAGALALDAAGPFRSRRDRFLLPDGLVYLDGNSLGALPRGVDERLHAAITQEWGHGLIGSWNDAGWMDLPRRVAGRVGRLVGADAGSVHVGDSTSVLLFKLLVASFGLRPGRRVMVLEPTTFPTDGYVAAGVAELLDVELRWCDPADPAASLDEDVAVLALTHVDFRSGALYDMAALTRAAHEAGALVCWDLCHSTGAMPVDLTAVDADLAVGCGYKYLNGGPGAPAFGYVAPRHHAALRQPITGWMGHAQPFAMTLDYEPAPGAARLASGTPSVLAQTALDAALEVFDDVDLAELRAHSESLTGLFIDLVDARLGDRVGVVTPREPRLRGSQVSLRHDDAYGIVQALIARGVVGDFRTPDVARFGFAPLYVTHADVFDAVQALVEVLDGEEHLRPEYAVRNAVT; this is translated from the coding sequence GTGAGCACTCCACTGGACAGGGCCGGCGCGCTGGCCCTCGACGCGGCCGGCCCGTTCCGCAGCCGGCGGGACCGGTTCCTGCTGCCCGACGGGCTGGTCTACCTCGACGGCAACTCCTTGGGCGCCCTGCCCCGGGGCGTGGACGAGCGGCTGCACGCAGCGATCACGCAGGAGTGGGGCCACGGCCTGATCGGGTCCTGGAACGACGCCGGCTGGATGGACCTCCCGCGCCGGGTCGCCGGCCGGGTCGGCCGACTGGTGGGCGCCGACGCCGGCTCCGTGCACGTCGGCGACTCGACCAGCGTGCTGCTGTTCAAGCTGCTGGTGGCTTCCTTCGGTCTGCGGCCGGGGCGCCGCGTGATGGTGCTCGAGCCGACGACGTTCCCCACCGACGGCTACGTCGCCGCCGGGGTCGCGGAGCTCCTCGACGTGGAGCTGCGCTGGTGCGACCCCGCCGACCCGGCCGCCTCCCTCGACGAGGACGTCGCCGTGCTCGCGCTGACCCACGTCGACTTCCGATCCGGGGCGCTCTACGACATGGCGGCGCTGACCAGGGCGGCCCACGAGGCCGGCGCGCTGGTCTGCTGGGACCTGTGCCACTCCACCGGCGCGATGCCGGTGGACCTGACCGCCGTGGACGCCGACCTGGCGGTGGGCTGCGGCTACAAGTACCTCAACGGCGGCCCCGGGGCTCCGGCGTTCGGCTACGTCGCGCCGCGGCACCACGCCGCGCTCCGGCAGCCGATCACCGGCTGGATGGGGCACGCGCAGCCGTTCGCGATGACCCTGGACTACGAGCCGGCGCCGGGAGCGGCCCGGCTGGCCTCCGGGACCCCGTCGGTGCTCGCCCAGACGGCGCTCGACGCCGCGCTGGAGGTCTTCGACGACGTGGACCTGGCCGAGCTGCGGGCGCACTCGGAGTCGCTGACCGGCTTGTTCATCGACCTGGTCGACGCGCGGCTCGGCGACCGGGTCGGGGTGGTCACCCCTCGCGAGCCACGGCTGCGCGGCAGCCAGGTCTCGCTGCGCCACGACGACGCCTACGGCATCGTCCAGGCCCTCATCGCCCGCGGCGTGGTCGGTGACTTCCGCACCCCCGACGTCGCCCGCTTCGGCTTCGCGCCGCTCTACGTCACCCACGCCGACGTCTTCGACGCGGTCCAGGCGCTGGTCGAGGTCCTCGACGGTGAGGAGCACCTGCGGCCGGAGTACGCCGTGCGCAACGCCGTCACCTGA
- a CDS encoding phosphatase PAP2 family protein: protein MGAVQLRASTGTSRSARVVSMCVYVAALACWVAVLGLPKQTLAGFLWIWLATIAWNIRAPWRSHLAFPLDWWPALAVLTLYVYSRGLADQLGFVSVHVSEPIRADRWLFGGTLPTEYLQAELCGIPCERTMPPNWYDVALTTVYYSFFFVPILTASLLWMRNRSTWVAFMRRYLSLNLVALVFYVTYPMAPPWMAAEAGFLPSDIDRITSRGWYDLGEVGVHDTLSALTNQVAAMPSLHAGITLLVALFGIERSRRWWRWLLLLYPLAMGFALVYYAEHYVVDVLAGFAVAGLVVWACAAWERWRRPAVTLPVGTGGIRRATSPSVTLRESTPPPPLPHDD, encoded by the coding sequence GTGGGCGCCGTACAGCTCAGGGCCTCGACGGGCACGTCACGCTCGGCCCGTGTGGTCAGCATGTGCGTGTACGTCGCCGCGCTGGCCTGCTGGGTCGCGGTGCTCGGCCTGCCGAAGCAGACCCTGGCCGGCTTCCTGTGGATCTGGCTGGCCACCATCGCCTGGAACATCCGTGCGCCGTGGCGGTCCCACCTGGCGTTCCCGCTGGACTGGTGGCCGGCGCTCGCGGTGCTGACGCTTTACGTCTACAGCCGCGGCCTGGCCGACCAGCTCGGCTTCGTCTCGGTGCACGTGAGCGAGCCGATCCGGGCGGACCGCTGGCTGTTCGGGGGCACCCTGCCCACCGAGTACCTGCAGGCGGAGCTGTGCGGCATCCCGTGCGAAAGGACCATGCCGCCCAACTGGTACGACGTGGCGCTGACCACCGTCTACTACTCGTTCTTCTTCGTCCCGATCCTCACGGCCTCCCTTCTGTGGATGCGCAACCGGAGCACCTGGGTGGCCTTCATGCGCCGCTACCTCTCGCTCAACCTCGTGGCCCTGGTCTTCTACGTCACCTACCCGATGGCGCCGCCCTGGATGGCGGCGGAGGCGGGCTTCCTGCCCAGCGACATCGACCGGATCACGAGCCGCGGCTGGTACGACCTGGGGGAGGTGGGGGTGCACGACACGCTGTCCGCGCTCACCAACCAGGTGGCGGCGATGCCCTCGCTGCACGCCGGCATCACGCTGCTGGTCGCCCTGTTCGGCATCGAGCGGTCACGACGGTGGTGGCGCTGGCTGCTGCTGCTCTACCCGCTGGCGATGGGCTTCGCGCTCGTCTACTACGCCGAGCACTACGTGGTCGACGTGCTGGCCGGGTTCGCGGTCGCCGGGCTGGTGGTGTGGGCCTGCGCCGCCTGGGAGCGGTGGCGGCGACCGGCGGTGACGCTGCCGGTCGGGACCGGCGGGATCCGCCGGGCCACGTCGCCGTCTGTGACGCTGCGTGAATCGACGCCGCCGCCACCCCTGCCGCACGACGACTAG
- a CDS encoding GNAT family N-acetyltransferase produces the protein MTWRIETVPNPGHEDELTERLVGHNQEASEAIRRRFEPDNLQATPVVAYATDDSGELVGGCVGSTVDVWHWLTIDMMWVRPSDRGGGLGRELLGAVEDQARQRGCRWAKLNTWDFQAPGLLRPVRLRRLRP, from the coding sequence GTGACGTGGCGCATCGAGACCGTTCCGAACCCGGGACACGAGGACGAGCTCACCGAGCGCCTCGTAGGGCACAACCAGGAGGCGTCGGAAGCGATCCGCAGGCGGTTCGAGCCGGACAACCTGCAGGCCACTCCGGTCGTGGCGTACGCGACCGACGACTCCGGCGAGCTGGTCGGCGGCTGCGTCGGAAGCACCGTCGACGTCTGGCACTGGCTGACCATCGACATGATGTGGGTGCGTCCCAGTGACCGGGGCGGCGGGCTCGGCCGCGAGCTGCTCGGCGCGGTCGAGGATCAGGCACGTCAGCGCGGGTGCCGCTGGGCGAAGCTCAACACGTGGGACTTCCAGGCTCCCGGACTTCTACGCCCGGTGCGGCTACGTCGTCTACGGCCGTGA
- the serC gene encoding phosphoserine transaminase → MTDTITIPDELKPRDGRFGAGPSKVRVEALQALAATGSSLLGTSHRQAPVKNLVGRVRDGVSDLFSLPEGYEVVLGNGGATAFWDIATFGLIRERSQHLSFGEFSSKFATAAKAAPFLAEPSVIKSETGTRPSPRAEAGVDVYAWAHNETSTGVMAPVRRVEGADDGALVLVDATSGAGGLPVDISQVDAYYFAPQKNFASDGGLWIAVMSPAALERAAEIAATDRWIPAFFDLPTAIDNSTKNQTYNTPSVATLFLMAEQLDWLNGQGGLDFAVGRTSDSSNRLYTWAEKTSYTTPYVAAADERSLVIGTIDFDDSIDAAAVAKTLRANGIVDTEPYRKLGRNQLRVAMFPAIDPDDVEALTVCIDHVVERLA, encoded by the coding sequence GTGACCGACACGATCACCATCCCCGACGAGCTCAAGCCCCGCGACGGCCGCTTCGGCGCCGGCCCCTCCAAGGTGCGCGTCGAGGCGCTCCAGGCCCTGGCCGCCACCGGCAGCTCGCTGCTCGGCACCTCGCACCGGCAGGCCCCGGTCAAGAACCTGGTCGGCCGCGTCCGGGACGGCGTCTCGGACCTGTTCTCGCTGCCCGAGGGCTACGAGGTCGTGCTCGGCAACGGCGGCGCCACGGCGTTCTGGGACATCGCGACCTTCGGGCTGATCCGGGAGCGCAGCCAGCACCTGTCCTTCGGGGAGTTCTCCTCGAAGTTCGCCACCGCGGCCAAGGCGGCGCCGTTCCTGGCCGAGCCGAGCGTGATCAAGTCCGAGACCGGCACCCGGCCGTCGCCGCGGGCCGAGGCCGGCGTCGACGTCTACGCGTGGGCCCACAACGAGACCTCCACCGGGGTGATGGCTCCGGTGCGCCGGGTCGAGGGCGCGGACGACGGCGCGCTGGTGCTGGTCGACGCCACCTCCGGCGCCGGCGGGCTGCCCGTCGACATCAGCCAGGTCGACGCCTACTACTTCGCGCCGCAGAAGAACTTCGCCTCCGACGGCGGCCTCTGGATCGCGGTGATGTCCCCCGCGGCTCTCGAGCGCGCCGCCGAGATCGCCGCCACCGACCGGTGGATCCCGGCGTTCTTCGACCTGCCGACCGCGATCGACAACTCCACCAAGAACCAGACCTACAACACCCCCTCGGTCGCGACGCTGTTCCTGATGGCCGAGCAGCTGGACTGGCTCAACGGCCAGGGCGGCCTCGACTTCGCCGTCGGACGCACCAGCGACAGCTCGAACCGGCTCTACACGTGGGCGGAGAAGACCTCCTACACGACGCCGTACGTCGCCGCCGCCGACGAGCGCTCGCTGGTCATCGGGACGATCGACTTCGACGACTCGATCGACGCGGCCGCGGTCGCGAAGACGCTGCGGGCCAACGGCATCGTCGACACCGAGCCCTACCGCAAGCTCGGCCGCAACCAGCTGCGGGTGGCGATGTTCCCGGCGATCGACCCCGACGACGTCGAGGCGCTCACCGTCTGCATCGACCACGTGGTGGAGCGGCTCGCCTGA
- a CDS encoding fatty acid desaturase family protein encodes MTVLQKKSVNPVAHLSAEDIEELGRRLDAIRAEIIAARGESDAAYIRRVIDVQRKLELSSRAVLLFSLFPPAWLLGTAGLSVAKILENMEIGHNVMHGQWDWMRDPKIHSTTWEWDNASPSEQWKHSHNELHHTYTNVIGRDNDLGYGIMRVDEDQRWVPLYLAQPLWNFINACFFEYGIAAYDLELGKNLRSERRRKSPEFRARTKQVLKKIRGQVTKDYVVHPALSGPSFLHTVAANATANLVRNLWTHSVIMCGHFPEGVETFERRSIEGETRGEWYLRQMLGSANISGTKAMHLMTGNLSYQIEHHLFPDLPSNRYQEIAPQVRALFDEYGLTYTTGPLPKQVASAWSKVIRLSLPNGFVADTTGKLRRRAGRPVAALVRSTGAGSTRETEQAA; translated from the coding sequence GTGACTGTTCTGCAGAAGAAGTCCGTCAACCCCGTGGCGCACCTGAGCGCCGAGGACATCGAGGAGCTGGGTCGCCGGCTCGACGCGATCCGCGCCGAGATCATCGCCGCCCGCGGCGAGTCGGACGCGGCGTACATCCGCCGGGTCATCGACGTCCAGCGCAAGCTCGAGCTCTCCAGCCGTGCGGTGCTGCTGTTCTCGCTGTTCCCGCCGGCCTGGCTGCTCGGCACCGCCGGGCTGTCGGTGGCCAAGATCCTGGAGAACATGGAGATCGGCCACAACGTCATGCACGGCCAGTGGGACTGGATGCGCGACCCGAAGATCCACTCGACGACGTGGGAGTGGGACAACGCCTCGCCCTCCGAGCAGTGGAAGCACTCGCACAACGAGCTGCACCACACCTACACGAACGTGATCGGCCGCGACAACGACCTCGGCTACGGCATCATGCGCGTCGACGAGGACCAGCGCTGGGTCCCGCTCTACCTCGCGCAGCCGCTGTGGAACTTCATCAACGCGTGCTTCTTCGAGTACGGCATCGCCGCCTACGACCTCGAGCTGGGCAAGAACCTGCGCTCGGAGCGCCGCCGCAAGAGCCCGGAGTTCAGGGCCCGCACCAAGCAGGTGCTGAAGAAGATCCGCGGCCAGGTCACCAAGGACTACGTCGTGCACCCGGCGCTGTCCGGGCCGTCGTTCCTGCACACCGTGGCGGCGAACGCCACAGCGAACCTGGTCCGCAACCTCTGGACGCACTCGGTCATCATGTGTGGCCACTTCCCGGAGGGCGTGGAGACGTTCGAGCGCCGCTCCATCGAGGGCGAGACCCGCGGCGAGTGGTACCTGCGACAGATGCTCGGCTCTGCCAACATCTCCGGCACCAAGGCGATGCACCTCATGACCGGCAACCTGAGCTACCAGATCGAGCACCACCTGTTCCCGGACCTGCCCAGCAACCGGTACCAGGAGATCGCCCCCCAGGTGCGGGCACTGTTCGACGAGTACGGCCTCACCTACACGACCGGCCCGCTGCCCAAGCAGGTGGCCTCGGCGTGGTCGAAGGTGATCCGGCTGTCGCTGCCCAACGGCTTCGTCGCCGACACCACGGGCAAGCTGCGCCGCAGGGCCGGCCGTCCGGTCGCCGCCCTGGTCAGGTCCACTGGCGCCGGCTCCACTCGTGAGACCGAGCAGGCCGCCTGA
- a CDS encoding phosphotransferase family protein, protein MLTADGLDVTAALTWAGSSSSRVTGARELFGGWTSTMLALSTEAGDDLVLRLMTREPWRSHGSGLTTRESEIQEMLAPTAVPAPRSWRLDAHGCACGFPAHLMSLLPGRVELDRVDDRSLGLLADLLATIHAVSPTIEVRTYQSWAWEAKYVVPTWATDPGLWQEAFTLLRTPAPAYEPSFLHRDFQPRNVLWSEGRISGVVDWVETSIGPAWLDVAHCCTNLALRHGDERADSFAAAYVGHTGAEPQLYFEVMDIVGFLPPPGKEPFIKADDERARLEERLRAVMLRVG, encoded by the coding sequence ATGCTGACCGCCGACGGCCTCGACGTGACCGCCGCGCTGACCTGGGCCGGGAGCAGCAGCTCGCGCGTCACCGGAGCCCGCGAGCTCTTCGGCGGCTGGACCTCGACGATGCTGGCGCTGTCGACCGAGGCGGGCGACGACCTGGTGCTCAGGTTGATGACCCGGGAGCCCTGGCGCAGTCACGGCTCCGGACTGACCACCAGGGAGAGCGAGATCCAGGAGATGCTCGCACCGACGGCGGTGCCGGCGCCCCGCTCCTGGCGGCTCGACGCCCACGGCTGCGCCTGCGGCTTCCCGGCCCACCTGATGAGTCTCCTGCCGGGCCGGGTGGAGCTCGACCGGGTGGACGATCGCTCACTCGGCCTGCTCGCCGACCTGCTCGCCACCATCCACGCGGTGTCGCCCACCATCGAGGTGCGGACCTACCAGTCGTGGGCGTGGGAGGCGAAGTACGTCGTCCCCACGTGGGCGACCGACCCCGGCCTGTGGCAGGAGGCGTTCACCCTGCTGCGCACCCCGGCCCCGGCCTACGAGCCGAGCTTCCTCCACCGCGACTTCCAGCCGCGCAACGTGTTGTGGTCCGAGGGCCGGATCAGCGGAGTGGTCGACTGGGTCGAGACCTCCATCGGTCCGGCGTGGCTCGACGTCGCGCACTGCTGCACCAACCTCGCCCTCCGGCACGGCGACGAGCGTGCCGACTCGTTCGCTGCCGCGTACGTCGGGCACACCGGCGCCGAGCCGCAGCTCTACTTCGAGGTCATGGACATCGTCGGGTTCCTGCCCCCTCCTGGGAAGGAGCCATTCATCAAGGCGGACGACGAGCGCGCGCGGCTCGAGGAGCGGCTCCGCGCGGTGATGCTGCGCGTGGGCTGA
- a CDS encoding Type 1 glutamine amidotransferase-like domain-containing protein gives MKLLLTSGGVTNPSIHSALVQLLGKPITECHALVVPTAQWGHPMCGPASVRGLVAAEPTWRHFTGLGWASLGVLELTALPTIGAERWVPWVREADVLLVDGGDAAYLCHWMRESGLADLLPSLPDLVWVGVSAGSMVMTPRIGRDFVKWPSAPDDRTLGVVDFSIFPHLEAFPTNTLADAERWAADIGVPAYAIDEQTAIKVVDGSAEVVSEGQWTKFGSR, from the coding sequence TTGAAGCTCTTGCTCACGTCCGGCGGCGTCACGAACCCGAGCATCCACTCGGCGCTCGTGCAGCTTCTCGGCAAGCCGATCACCGAATGCCACGCACTGGTCGTCCCCACCGCCCAGTGGGGCCACCCGATGTGCGGACCGGCATCGGTGCGCGGACTTGTCGCCGCCGAGCCCACCTGGCGGCACTTCACCGGCCTGGGCTGGGCGTCGCTGGGTGTCCTCGAGCTGACCGCGCTGCCCACCATCGGCGCGGAGCGGTGGGTCCCCTGGGTCCGGGAGGCGGACGTGCTCCTGGTCGACGGCGGCGACGCGGCCTACCTGTGCCACTGGATGCGCGAGTCCGGGCTGGCCGATCTGCTGCCGTCGCTGCCCGACTTGGTGTGGGTGGGAGTGAGTGCCGGAAGCATGGTGATGACGCCCCGGATCGGGCGCGACTTCGTCAAGTGGCCCTCTGCGCCGGACGACCGCACCCTGGGAGTCGTCGACTTCTCGATCTTCCCGCACCTGGAGGCTTTCCCCACCAACACGCTGGCCGACGCGGAGCGGTGGGCCGCCGACATCGGCGTCCCGGCGTACGCCATCGATGAACAGACGGCCATCAAGGTCGTCGACGGCTCCGCCGAGGTGGTCTCCGAAGGGCAATGGACCAAGTTCGGGTCACGGTGA
- a CDS encoding GNAT family N-acetyltransferase → MSSHPGDLRAGPVELRIAPVGFRDDDAQALVAQVQAEYVELYGGPDDTPMDDSVFDPPAGAFFLGYLADVPVAMGGWRFRPDVERLGGRRTAEIKRMYVAPGGRRRGLARRMLEHLERTARGSGADVMVLETGTAQPEAIALYESAGYELVEKFGHYSWSPKSRCYGKRLASER, encoded by the coding sequence GTGAGCAGTCACCCCGGCGACCTGAGGGCCGGCCCGGTGGAGCTGCGCATCGCGCCCGTCGGGTTCCGCGACGACGACGCGCAGGCGCTGGTGGCGCAGGTGCAGGCGGAGTACGTCGAGCTCTACGGCGGGCCCGACGACACCCCGATGGACGACTCGGTCTTCGACCCACCGGCCGGCGCGTTCTTCCTCGGCTACCTCGCGGACGTCCCGGTGGCGATGGGCGGCTGGCGGTTCCGCCCGGACGTCGAGCGGCTCGGCGGGCGGCGTACCGCCGAGATCAAGCGCATGTACGTCGCCCCGGGCGGCCGCCGCCGGGGTCTGGCCCGGCGGATGCTCGAGCACCTGGAGCGCACCGCGCGCGGGTCCGGGGCCGATGTGATGGTGCTGGAGACCGGCACTGCGCAGCCCGAGGCGATCGCGCTCTACGAGTCGGCCGGCTATGAGCTCGTCGAGAAGTTCGGCCACTACTCCTGGTCGCCGAAGTCGCGGTGCTACGGCAAGCGGCTGGCGTCGGAGCGCTGA